The Afifella aestuarii genomic interval ATGATATGCTCAAAACGCCCCCCGGATTCCAGGTCCTGACGGGCGATTGCGCCGATGTGCCGAATATCGAAGACATTCGGCGATCGCAGGTGCTGCGTGACCGGGAGTTCGACACGCTTGTGCGCACCGATTCCCGCGAAGTCGTATGCCTTCGCGATGACGCCCCCAGTTACCGCTTCATGGAGCTTGCGCACAAACTTACGGGTGGCGAGATCACCAATGCCTGGATGTTCTTCGAGGTGAAGCTGATGGCCCTCGGCGGCGGCTGGTTCGTGGGAACCAGCGCCACACAAAAAGGTACGCCCCGGCCTCCGCTTTGCCGGTTCGAGTAAGCCATGCTGAGAGAGGGGAAGAGACGCGTACGCCGTGGGCTTTTGCGGCTCTAAGTATGCTGATAAACGGCGACGACTTCATCGAGGCGGCGCTGTTCAAGATCGCTTCGGCGGATCAGAAAGTCGACCGCTCCATTGGTGAAACGCGCTTGCATTGTCGTCGGCGACACCTTAATTGAAGAATATGAATTCATTACGTCATTATAATCAGTATTATTATGATATATGTAAAATATATAATATCAATTATTTTTACTATAACCGTATGTTATATGATGATACATGATCCGATGTATGGGTGGATGGTTCTCGCTTTTGGGTTGTTGTTGTCGATGATTATTTGAAATTTTGTGTCAATAAACAAAGAGAAATCGGATGATGATGGGGTCGTGAGTGATTATATTTACGACCTATCACGGCCGGATCGCGGCGACATCCAGCATAAGGGTGATGGAGACCGCACGGAGATCCTGGCAAGCCACGTAGATCTGAAGCGAAATGAAGTTTTTCTGGGAGATTGATGTTGCGGGTGACGGGTGGATCAATTTATAAAATAATTATATCGTTATAATTTTATTCTTATGGAGTTATGTTTTTATATGTATGCAGCGCGCCGGAAATGATATAAATGTATATTATAAGAATAATTAAGAGAATATTATTATATATTTTATTTTTTATTTTGTTTGATTGGATTTATAGGAAGGGGGCTGAGGGTGAGTTCCCTAATTATCTGGTTGTGGTCGGAGCGTTCGTGGGGCTGTTGGTAATTATAATTTTAGGTTTTGGGGTTGCGTGTGCTTTAGGCAGGCGCGAGGGCAAGAACTGGCAGTCGAGCGTGGCTCGCCTTGGAGAAGACGGAGCGGCGCGACGCTCGCGTCTGGCCGGCGAGTGGGTCGTTGCCATCTCTATGTTTGGCGCACTGCCGTTTGCTTACGTCCTCGGTAGCGCATTTCCGGACAGCATTATGGGTCCGTTTGTCGTCAAGATGGCCTCCTATCTGCTGATGATGCTCGTCGTATTTGTTCCCTTTGTCCGTGCCATGGACCGCAAGCGAAATCGGCTGAGGACTAACAAGATGCTCTAAGTCTGCTGATAAACGGCGACAACTTCATCGAAGCGGCGCTGTTCAAGATCGCTTCGTCGGATCAGGAAATAGACCGTTCCCTCGGTGAACCGCGCCTGCATCCAGTCGGAGATGTCGAGCTGCAGCAGGAGTGTCCAGGTCTCGGCTTCCGCCTTGATGCGGGGAAGGTTTTCGCGCCAGAGCTCTTGCGGCAGGTGCTGGACCCCGAACTTAGAGACCACGACCGCATCGAGGCGAGGATCATCCTGTTCCGGTTCGGAGCTGCCGAGCAATTGCTGACGTCGCCAGTGCTCCTCCGGGTACATGTCGTGGTATTCCACCAAGGCCGCTTCATAATCCTCTCGAAAACGTTCGCCGTCGTCCCCGGAGGCATCCCATCGCAATTCGGGAAGCCTTTCGGCGTCGAGTGACGCTGGGTGCGTGAGGCGCCAGGTCGCGGCCAACTTCATCTCGCGTTGCGGCGCGCCGTAGGCCGTGCCTTCCTCATCGTCGTGCCTTATGTCCGCAAGCGCTTCGAGCTCCGCTTGTGCCGCCTCGGCGAGATCGGAAGGCATATGAGCCTGCGAGAGGTTTGAAGCTGGCGAGGTATCCCAGATGACGCGGGCCGCGCGCGTGCCGGTGTCCCAAGGACCCGTCATATGGTCGTAGAAGAAGAGAAGCCGACCTTCTGATGGAAGGATCTCCGCTACCTCGCCAAGCGCGGTCGCTTCCTGGAGGTCGACTTGTGCGATGAAGGCGTAGGGCAGGCCGCGCTCCATATGGGCGCGCAGCTCGCGGCCCATCTCGGCATTTGCGCGCCCGGCTATCTCCTGCGGATCGCTCGGTATCGGCGGTCGGGGCCAGACAAAACCGTCCGACACGTCGGGCACGCCGCCGATATGGGTGTCGCCGAGGCGCCTATTTTCGGACGCAACAGGCTTGAACACGATGGCAGGCACCAACGCCTCCACCATGCGCTCCAGCCGCGGCGGGTCGAACCAGTTTGCAAGTGCTGCCGTCGCTTCGGCCAGTCCGTCGAACAAAGCTCGTTTCCTCATCGTTTGGTGCGCCGGCCCCGCTGAGCTGTCGCTATGTCTCGCTGCTTTCAGGTTGGCAAATGCCGCCCTCTCCGAGATCGTACACTGGATCGTACCGTGGTGATCCTGCAACACTCATCGACAGTCATAGTGATGACGGTTTGGCTTAAATCAGCGAAATATATTAAGGCATTCTACAAGCAGAGAATTTTGGGGTTATGTTTATATTTGTTTCGCTTGCTGGATAATTGCCTAGCTGTGAGAATAGCGTTGTCTTCATAGAAGCGCCTCGCTATGCCTCCATTAGCTTTGCTGGGGGGCGATTGAATGTACCGAGGTGCCGCCACTTTGGTGGTCTTGCTGTCGTTGGCGGGATGCGCGTCTTCGTATTTGCCGTCGGGCGGACCGAAGACCGGAGCAATTCGAAACACGACGCTTTCGCCGTCCGGTCAGCCTGTTCCCGTCGTCGATCTTTCAGTCGCGGCCTACTACATGGAACCTCCGCAGTCCGTACTGGGTGAGGGCATGGAGCGCCCTGATGCGCCTCGTGGTGACCTCTCACGCCTCGGCCGGGTTGGTTACAACGCGACGCGACTGCGTCCGGGCGACGTGATCGAGGTGACCATTTTCGACACCGGTGAAGAGGGGTTGTTCGCCTCGACTGCGAGCAAATCGCTGGCACTTGGTCGATTCACGGTCGATTCCTCCGGCTTCGTAACTCTGCCCTTCGTTGGGCGCCAACGTGTGGTCGAGTCTACGCCCGCCGCACTGCAGGACCAGATCGTCAATGGCTTGCGTGGGTCGGCGGTCAATCCTCAGGCCGTGGTCAACGTCATCGAAAAGCCTGGAGCGGTTGTCACGGTCGATGGGGCGGTGCGTTCGCCTGGACGCTTCCCCATTTCGGGAGGCGTATCGGTGCTGGATGCCATTGCCCTGGCCGGTGGAGCGCAATCCAAGCCACAGGAAACCACGGTCACGGTCGAGCGAGGGGGACACCGCGCGTCGGCCACGTTGGAGCGAGTGCTCGCCTCGCCCTCGCAGAACATCCCGCTTGCCCCGGGAGATCGCATTTTCCTCGGTGAGGACGAGGCGGCAGGGAAGACGTCTTATACGACCTACGGCGCGTTCAAGAGCGCGGGCGAATTTCCCTTCGAACCCGGAACGTTGACGCTCGACAAGGCGATCGGCCGGGCAGGTGGATTGCGTGACGATCAGGCCGATCCGCTGAATGTCTATCTCTTCCGGACCCAGAAGGTGCCTGGCGTCACTGCAGCGGTAAGTGCGGGGAAGAGCCCGGGAGCGCCAGCGCCGACAGTGCTGCGGCCGATCATTGTCAGGGTGAACATGAAGGACCCGGCGAGCTTCATCCAGATGCAGAGCTTCGAGATGCTCGACGGAGACATCCTCTATGCCACCAACGCGAAGTCGGTCGACTGGGCGAAGTATCTGAATTTCCTCAAATCGTCGCCGCCGCCATTGCCTGCTGCGCCTGCGCCGAGCGCGTCTTCTTAGGCAAAGCTCTTACGCCGGTTCGGCGTCGATCACGATCGTCGTCACATTGTCGGAGACCTGAGCAAGGAGTGCGTCCTGAACGAGAAGGTCGACGGCGCGAGGTCTTTCCTCACGAAGCAGGATCTCGGCGATCGCCCGCTCCGGCAGGGCACGCACCAGAGGAGCGGAACATAGGAGAAAGCGGTCATGCGGCTGCAGGCCGTCACTGAACGTATCCAAAAGAACCGAGGTTTCGGGGCCTCCGATGGATCTCGCGAGGCGTCGCCGGATGCCGACCTCGACGTGATCCCGCGTCAAGCCACGCATCATGCCGTCCCTCAATAGGTAACAGCGGACATCGCCCGCCCACAAAACGGAGAAGCGCCCCGCAAACTGGGCGAGCAAAGCCACGCTGGCGCCGCCGGAGGTGCGGTCGGAGGCTGCGGCGCTTCCGTTCATGTCCCGCGCTTGCCCGGCCCGGAGCAGCGTGTGCACCCGTCCGAGCTTGCCTTTGATATCTGCGACGAGCTGGTCCAAGGTCTCGTGCGGCGGGATGTCGTTGATTGCCCGAGCGACCGTCTGTGCGGCCCGCAGCGCTGCACCGTCTTTGCCGATGCCGTCCACGACGGCCATGATCGATGGATGGTCGCGCTGTATGGCGACATCCGCGTGAAGAGAAGAGCGCAGCCCTGGATGTTCTCCGAGGGTTGATGTCAACCGCAGCGGCGGACCGACCGCTTCGATCGGGTTATGTTGGCTGCGGGTCTTTTCAGAGTTGGCAATCCGTCGATGCTCGAAAGCTTCGGCGGATTCGTCTGCGGCGGGCAGGGAGTCGCGGCCGACGGATGTGTGCAAGCTCCTCGGCAGGTGGGAATGCTCGTGCAGGGCCGATCTGTTTGCGGCAGGCGCCGAAGAAAGCATGGTGAGGAACGCCGCCGGTGTCGGGAGCCCTTCGGCGGTAAAGCCGGTCGGCCAACCGTGCGGCCCACGTTCGGTCCACCATTCTGAGATTGAGGCCGACGGGCGTGAGCTGTGACCGAAGACGGTCGGTGGGCGCAGGCGCCTTAGCTTGTCCCGGAAGACAATAAGATCGAAATCCGGCTGCCGGGCCGTTTCGGCCATGGCTTCGAGTGCGGTGAACCAGGTTCTGTCGTCTGCCACACGTTGCGGATCCATGGCAGCGTCGAGACGGGCCGCAGCAATGAGAGGAAAGCAGCGCCCGATACGGTCGCGGCTCGGCAGCAAGACGCCAGCCATGCCGTGCGGGCCACAAAGCCCCGCCGCCAGGGTGAAACGCCAGGGCGGCGCCGCGAGAAAACTCTCCCGCCAAGCGTCGCCAAGCGCCTGACGGCTGGCGACCAAACCTTGCTGCAACCAAGCGCTGAATGCCTCGAGAAAGCGGGGGTCGAGGTCGGCCGAAACGAAGTCTCCATGGGTCGGCACCTTGCCGAAGAATCCAGGATGAGCTGCTTCGACATGCTTTTCTGTCCTGCGCCCCCTCCGGCCGATCATCTTCCGCCTCCCTCGGTCGCCCCAAGAGTGAGAGCATGAACACTTTTTATGCGGTCGCTGCCGATGGAGGTTAAAATTGCGACGGGCATTGGAATTCGCTCAGAGCCGGGAGCTGGAAAGGATTGAGGACAGACCCGAACTGGACGTCGAAGACCGCCTGGCGTGGGCCGTCATCGAAGCGCACGCGCATCAGGTCATTGCGATGGGAGACGATCGTCGCTTCATCGAAAATGCGGAATGGCGACCAGTCTCCACTGCGCGTCATCGCTTGGCTGATGTCTCCGGGCTGGAAAGCAATGCGCGACTGATTGTCGGTCTCGCTTGAGGGCCAACGGATCGTCTTTCCGATTTTGGGTCCGTGATAATAGACGACCCGCTCATTCTCGATCTCCAGCAGGACTGCGTTGGCGTTTTGCGAGAGCGAGACAGGCTCCACGTTGATCGCCACAGACGGCTCCTCGCTGTTGGGCGGAAAAAACGCGCGGCGGATCTCGTGAGCGCGCTCAAATTGGGCGATCGCTTGCGCTTCCAGTCCATCGGCGCCGAAGGTGCCGCGCCACGTCCAGGGGCTCGCGGTGGTGTCGACGAAGGGCGCGAGCCGCTCTTCGAAGAACGTTGCAAAAAGCCCCTGCGGTCCGAACAGCCGGGTGAAGTCGGCAAGTGAGACATCATCCGGCGAATCTCGCGTGAACGGATAGCGGTTGGTGACGGCGGCCGCGCACAGGTTCGCTCCGCTGCTCGCCCAGGCTTCGCGGGCGCTTGTGCGGGCCGTCTTCACCGCAAGTGCGCTGATGTCTGCGGAAAGGCCCGCCATCCACGTGGCGACCGGCTCCGGCAAGCGGCGCGCGGTCTGCAGCAAATCCTGGTTCGCCTTGGTGAGCTCGCCCTCCGCATTGAAGACCTCGGCCACGGCCGCTGTGGACGTCGAGGCGCGGGAGAGCTGCTGATAGATCGTGTCGATCAGGGGTTGGAGTGCGGCTATCTGTGACGGCTTCTCGCTCCCATCGGCAGAGGTCGCGTCACTGTTTCGTCCCTCGGCTTGTTCCGGCACTTCCAAGGCGGCGCGCAATGGTCCGTATGGGTCTGGCGCATTGGCGAGCGCAAGCGGGGACGCAGAGCTCGAGGCCGCAGCCGCGCCAGCGGATTCGGCGATTTCGGTAGCCTTGCCTTCCGTCATGACAGGTCGAAGGTCGGTCGCTTCGGCGACGGCTTGAGCCAGGGACTCAATTGGGCTCGGATCGGTCGCGAGTAGCCGCGCGGTTTCTGTTTCTTCGGCTAAGGTCTGACTGGGGCGCACCCTGATGTCGCCGAGAAGCTCGGACCAGCGGCGCTGAAATGTGTCGAAATAGATGTCGAGTGCTGCGTTCGATACCGCGTCGATGGTTGTCGGTTGCACCGTTGACGAAGAACCGCGCACCCAGGTTTCGCTCAACGCTTCGCTCGCTGCGTCGCCGAGGAGCGGCAGCACGGCCATACGGTAGCCGTTCCCTGTATAAAGACCGTCGATACCTGCGCGCAGACTGTCGCCCGAAGCACGTTCGAAAGCGCGTTCGCCGATGGGACCCAAGGCGTCGGCAGGCACGAAGGAAGGGAGCGCACTCGCTGTGGACTTCGACGCAAGAATATCGAAAGCGCGCTGGGCATAGCTGCGGTCGGAGATCTTGTCTCGGGTCTCCGCGATCAGTCGGTTGTCCAGGGTGAGCGGAGGCAAAGTGCCCGTCGCCATGGCGCCCGTATGCGCAACCAGAGCCTCGCGGACGCCAGCGCGTCCTTCTTCAGGATAGAGTTCGGAAAAAAGCTGCTTCGACTGCGAGACCACGTAGTCGGGATCGAGATCGCCGAGGCCGCCCAGCATCCCATAGAGCTTAAGCGCCTCGAAAAGCGCGGCAGGATCGTCGCTTTCGCGCATCGTGGTCTGAAGTTGCACCAACAGGCGCGGCAAGAGAAGGGCGTTGAGAGCTCGTTGATAAGCCGCGCGTCGACGGCTTTCGATCTTAGGCCGTTGATCGAGCCCAAAGCTGGCGGGCCACACGCCGGGGCGCTCGAAACTGTCGGCGATCGCGGAAAGATTGTTGAGAGCGGGCAGGATGCGCAGGAAGTCCGCATCGTCGACATCGCGAACGGGGATGCCTTTGACCGCGTCCTGATAGGCGTCAATCCGCTCTTCAGCCTGCGCGAGCGCTGCCGTGTTCCGAAAATATGTGAGGGTCCAGCTCGTCATCACGAAAGCGAGAACCAGGGCCGCTGCGCCGTAAGCTATCCGGCGCACCATCCGCTGACGTGACGACAGGCGCCGATCGCGATTGACGAGTGAGGCCTCGCCAAAAATGACGTCTTTGAACAGGCGGGTAAGAAAATAGCTGCGCCGCATGCGAGGGATCGGTTGGGCGGACAATCCCCGTTCGCCTTCCGTCATCTGAGTTCCAGATGCGAGATAGACGCCGCGCACCAATGGCGCTTCTACCAGCTTCGAACCCGAGCAGAGTTCGACCAGTATCTCGTGAACCGTATCCTTGAGAGCCGACAATTCGGCTGGGAAACGAAAGATGCGGCCCCGCACCGCGACATCCGGCTCCTGCTGAAGGCGCTCGATCAGCATTGATCCGACGCGCTCCTGCAAGAGCGAGAATTCTTCGAGAAAGCGCTCGGGGAGGTCCTTGGCTTTGTCGCTGTCGGCGAGATCGAAGGTCATGCCCCAGACCTGTTCCCGGTCGCTCCGGTTGAAGCCGTCGAAGAACTCGATGAAGCCGGTCAGAAGGTCGGCTTTCGTCAAGACCAGATAGGCCGGTATGCGAGCCTTGAGCACCTCGTCCATTTCATTGAGGCGCTTGCGGATGGCGCGCACTTCCTCCAGCCGTGCGTCGGGCGGACGATCGACGAGGTCGGCGATCGACAAGGTGATCAACACACCGTTCACTGGCTGTGAGCGCCGATATTTCCGTATGAGATTGAGGAACCCGTCCCACCCGGCCTTCGCCGCGCCGGACAGATCGTCTTGGGTCGTGTAGCGTCCGGCGGTGTCGACGAGGATCGCCTCCTCACAGAACCACCAATTGCAGCTTCGGGTGCCGGCTATGCCGCGTGTGCCTTCCCCTTCGGCCATGCCGACCGGGAAGGTCAGGCCGGAATGAGTGATGGCCGTGGTCTTGCCGGAGCCCGGCGCACCGAAAAGCACGTACCAGGGCAACTCGTAGATATAGCCGAAGCGCTTGCGCGATACGCGACGCAAGAGGGCCAGGGCCTGCCGGAGCTGGTTGCGGATCTCATCCACCTCGGCGGTCCGCTCGCCTTCGGCAAGCGCCTCGGCATCCTGCTCGATGCCTTCGACCAGCTCATTGTCGCGCCTCCGCGAGCGGAGAAAAGAGATGCCGAGATAGAGAAGCCAGGCGGCAAGGACCACTCCAATGGCAATGAGGCGGTTGCCCGCACTCGCCAGCGGTTGGAAATCGCCGAATTTGAGGAGATAGCCGTAGAACCAGATGACGAAACCGATCGCGACGACCCAGATAACCGAAAGGAATCGGCGGCCGATGAAGCCGGAATAGGCGTCGACGTAAGAGCGGATCGTGTAGAAGTAGCTCAGCGGGTTCATTGGGTCTTGTCTCCGCCTTCAAGAGCGGCCGGAGTCTGCGCTTCGGGTTGGTCGGAGGGGGCTATCGGTGGCGCGCCTTCCTGCGCAGGCGTGCCGGAAGACGTCTGGTTGAGCCGGGCCGCTGCGTCGGTCATGACGAGGATCTCGGTGCGCCGATTCATTTCGCGCCCCTCAGGTGTGTCGTTGCTGGCGAGCGGATCGCTGTCGGCACGTCCCTCTGTGGTGATCGCATCCGGCCCCGTGTAGAGAGCGAGAATGTCGCCGACAGCTTTCGCGCGGGCCTCAGACAGATCCCAATTTGAGGGGAACTGGACCGTGCGGATCGGCACATTATCGGTGTAGCCGACGACGACGGCTTTGAATCCCTCCGACGACAGCGCGCCGCCGATACGTTGGATCAGGCCGCGAAAATCCGGGTTCACGTCGGCGCTTCCCGTCTCGAACAGGCCGGAATTGGCGATGCGCACCCGCAGCCGGCCGTTCGCGTCCGATAGTGTCACGAGGCCGGCGTCGACCTCGGGCTGAAGAAACGCCAAGAGATTGTCGAGGCGCGTCGGCTCTTTGGGAGCCTCCGGCTGCTCGACCACGGCCGTTCGCGTGACCGGTTCCTCCTTCGATGGTGGCTCCTTATCCACCTCCGGCGGCATCTCGCGTTCTCGCGGATAAGCTATGGCGGCGAGGCTCGGCGCTTCGCTCGGCGGCAGATCAGCCAGGCGACGGGCCGTCACGTCGGAGTCCTGGTTCAGCCAGAGAGTGAACAGAAGATAGCTGAGCCCGAGCGCCAGAACGAGACATGCCAGGAGCGTCCAAAGCACCGTGGCGGTGCGCAACGGCTTGTGACGAGCCACCACTCCGCGCCAATGGGGCGAGAGTTCCCGCTCGAAGACACCGTACTGGCCGAGGAGCGTCCGGTAGAGGCTCTCGCGGATGCGTTCCAGCTCCAGCGTGCCCCGCGGCGAAACCCGCGTGCGTCCCTCGAAGGCGAGCGACAGACAGAGATAGATAAGGAGAAGCAGATCCTTGTTGGCGCCGGGGCTTTGATGGAAATGGTCGAGCAGATCGAAGACACGGTCGCCACCGGTGACGTCCATGTGAAAGGTCGAGACGAGGCCGGACCGGGCCCAGCCCATCCGCTCGCTCCACGGCTTCGA includes:
- a CDS encoding DUF1963 domain-containing protein, coding for MFDGLAEATAALANWFDPPRLERMVEALVPAIVFKPVASENRRLGDTHIGGVPDVSDGFVWPRPPIPSDPQEIAGRANAEMGRELRAHMERGLPYAFIAQVDLQEATALGEVAEILPSEGRLLFFYDHMTGPWDTGTRAARVIWDTSPASNLSQAHMPSDLAEAAQAELEALADIRHDDEEGTAYGAPQREMKLAATWRLTHPASLDAERLPELRWDASGDDGERFREDYEAALVEYHDMYPEEHWRRQQLLGSSEPEQDDPRLDAVVVSKFGVQHLPQELWRENLPRIKAEAETWTLLLQLDISDWMQARFTEGTVYFLIRRSDLEQRRFDEVVAVYQQT
- a CDS encoding SLBB domain-containing protein, yielding MYRGAATLVVLLSLAGCASSYLPSGGPKTGAIRNTTLSPSGQPVPVVDLSVAAYYMEPPQSVLGEGMERPDAPRGDLSRLGRVGYNATRLRPGDVIEVTIFDTGEEGLFASTASKSLALGRFTVDSSGFVTLPFVGRQRVVESTPAALQDQIVNGLRGSAVNPQAVVNVIEKPGAVVTVDGAVRSPGRFPISGGVSVLDAIALAGGAQSKPQETTVTVERGGHRASATLERVLASPSQNIPLAPGDRIFLGEDEAAGKTSYTTYGAFKSAGEFPFEPGTLTLDKAIGRAGGLRDDQADPLNVYLFRTQKVPGVTAAVSAGKSPGAPAPTVLRPIIVRVNMKDPASFIQMQSFEMLDGDILYATNAKSVDWAKYLNFLKSSPPPLPAAPAPSASS
- the tagF gene encoding type VI secretion system-associated protein TagF, coding for MIGRRGRRTEKHVEAAHPGFFGKVPTHGDFVSADLDPRFLEAFSAWLQQGLVASRQALGDAWRESFLAAPPWRFTLAAGLCGPHGMAGVLLPSRDRIGRCFPLIAAARLDAAMDPQRVADDRTWFTALEAMAETARQPDFDLIVFRDKLRRLRPPTVFGHSSRPSASISEWWTERGPHGWPTGFTAEGLPTPAAFLTMLSSAPAANRSALHEHSHLPRSLHTSVGRDSLPAADESAEAFEHRRIANSEKTRSQHNPIEAVGPPLRLTSTLGEHPGLRSSLHADVAIQRDHPSIMAVVDGIGKDGAALRAAQTVARAINDIPPHETLDQLVADIKGKLGRVHTLLRAGQARDMNGSAAASDRTSGGASVALLAQFAGRFSVLWAGDVRCYLLRDGMMRGLTRDHVEVGIRRRLARSIGGPETSVLLDTFSDGLQPHDRFLLCSAPLVRALPERAIAEILLREERPRAVDLLVQDALLAQVSDNVTTIVIDAEPA
- the tssM gene encoding type VI secretion system membrane subunit TssM, yielding MNPLSYFYTIRSYVDAYSGFIGRRFLSVIWVVAIGFVIWFYGYLLKFGDFQPLASAGNRLIAIGVVLAAWLLYLGISFLRSRRRDNELVEGIEQDAEALAEGERTAEVDEIRNQLRQALALLRRVSRKRFGYIYELPWYVLFGAPGSGKTTAITHSGLTFPVGMAEGEGTRGIAGTRSCNWWFCEEAILVDTAGRYTTQDDLSGAAKAGWDGFLNLIRKYRRSQPVNGVLITLSIADLVDRPPDARLEEVRAIRKRLNEMDEVLKARIPAYLVLTKADLLTGFIEFFDGFNRSDREQVWGMTFDLADSDKAKDLPERFLEEFSLLQERVGSMLIERLQQEPDVAVRGRIFRFPAELSALKDTVHEILVELCSGSKLVEAPLVRGVYLASGTQMTEGERGLSAQPIPRMRRSYFLTRLFKDVIFGEASLVNRDRRLSSRQRMVRRIAYGAAALVLAFVMTSWTLTYFRNTAALAQAEERIDAYQDAVKGIPVRDVDDADFLRILPALNNLSAIADSFERPGVWPASFGLDQRPKIESRRRAAYQRALNALLLPRLLVQLQTTMRESDDPAALFEALKLYGMLGGLGDLDPDYVVSQSKQLFSELYPEEGRAGVREALVAHTGAMATGTLPPLTLDNRLIAETRDKISDRSYAQRAFDILASKSTASALPSFVPADALGPIGERAFERASGDSLRAGIDGLYTGNGYRMAVLPLLGDAASEALSETWVRGSSSTVQPTTIDAVSNAALDIYFDTFQRRWSELLGDIRVRPSQTLAEETETARLLATDPSPIESLAQAVAEATDLRPVMTEGKATEIAESAGAAAASSSASPLALANAPDPYGPLRAALEVPEQAEGRNSDATSADGSEKPSQIAALQPLIDTIYQQLSRASTSTAAVAEVFNAEGELTKANQDLLQTARRLPEPVATWMAGLSADISALAVKTARTSAREAWASSGANLCAAAVTNRYPFTRDSPDDVSLADFTRLFGPQGLFATFFEERLAPFVDTTASPWTWRGTFGADGLEAQAIAQFERAHEIRRAFFPPNSEEPSVAINVEPVSLSQNANAVLLEIENERVVYYHGPKIGKTIRWPSSETDNQSRIAFQPGDISQAMTRSGDWSPFRIFDEATIVSHRNDLMRVRFDDGPRQAVFDVQFGSVLNPFQLPALSEFQCPSQF
- the tssL gene encoding type VI secretion system protein TssL, long form; its protein translation is MSDLPSHGDPNGDAKPDPAAAQDNMAFDDILASGNETEAPDEPRPATGWSAAAIMRDFRFGGEEVPVLVASAAPLLNLAHELRQRTKAPNMDEMRGAVIDAVRRYERDLASARISPERARAAHYVVCATIDDVILSKPWSERMGWARSGLVSTFHMDVTGGDRVFDLLDHFHQSPGANKDLLLLIYLCLSLAFEGRTRVSPRGTLELERIRESLYRTLLGQYGVFERELSPHWRGVVARHKPLRTATVLWTLLACLVLALGLSYLLFTLWLNQDSDVTARRLADLPPSEAPSLAAIAYPREREMPPEVDKEPPSKEEPVTRTAVVEQPEAPKEPTRLDNLLAFLQPEVDAGLVTLSDANGRLRVRIANSGLFETGSADVNPDFRGLIQRIGGALSSEGFKAVVVGYTDNVPIRTVQFPSNWDLSEARAKAVGDILALYTGPDAITTEGRADSDPLASNDTPEGREMNRRTEILVMTDAAARLNQTSSGTPAQEGAPPIAPSDQPEAQTPAALEGGDKTQ